One window from the genome of Pseudanabaena yagii GIHE-NHR1 encodes:
- a CDS encoding TylF/MycF/NovP-related O-methyltransferase produces the protein MVNYLREIFCKYKENLKFKRIYKKFKKFTMIPESVYISNLVLAKKIIDLDGCVVECGVWRGGMIGGVADVLGDTRSYYLFDSFQGLPKAQEIDGQSALDWQNNINGAMYFDNCYAPKEYAEEAMSISCAKKYTFGEGWFEETLPDFRPDTPIALLRLDADWYKSTKICLDNLFDLVKEGGLIILDDYYTWDGCSKAIHDFLSEKSRSERIESFNKVCFIIKKS, from the coding sequence ATGGTAAATTATTTACGCGAAATATTTTGCAAATATAAAGAAAATTTAAAATTTAAGAGAATATATAAAAAATTCAAGAAATTTACTATGATTCCTGAATCAGTTTATATTAGCAACTTAGTTTTAGCTAAGAAAATAATTGATCTAGATGGATGTGTTGTTGAGTGTGGTGTCTGGCGAGGAGGTATGATCGGAGGTGTTGCAGATGTATTGGGAGATACGAGGTCCTATTATTTATTTGATAGTTTTCAAGGACTTCCTAAGGCTCAAGAAATTGATGGTCAATCAGCCCTTGACTGGCAGAATAATATTAATGGTGCAATGTATTTTGACAATTGTTATGCACCTAAAGAATACGCAGAAGAGGCAATGTCAATTTCCTGCGCAAAGAAATATACTTTTGGTGAGGGCTGGTTTGAAGAGACACTACCTGATTTTAGACCAGATACTCCAATCGCTCTGCTTCGTCTTGATGCTGACTGGTATAAGTCAACAAAAATCTGCTTGGATAATCTGTTTGATTTGGTAAAAGAAGGAGGTTTAATAATTTTAGATGACTATTATACTTGGGATGGTTGCAGCAAAGCCATTCATGACTTTTTAAGTGAAAAATCTCGTTCAGAGAGGATTGAATCATTCAATAAAGTCTGCTTTATTATCAAAAAATCATGA